The region GCCCCAAGTTTTCCAACTTGAGGCAGGAGAACAAGCTGTTTAACAGACGGAAGATTGCCAAAGTTCTGAAAATAGAGAAAATCTATAAAAAGTGCTATGGATATTACGCAATAAAGACCAAACCCCCATTCTCTGAAAAAGAAAGTGAACAGAAGAAAAAACAGAATCAGCCAGCCAGTTGTACTCAGGAGAGTTGAAAATCTCAAAACCTCTGGTACCGTCGTATAGAAACCGAAGATCTTCAAGCTGCTTAAAATAAGTAAAAACAACATGTAATTCAACGTAGACTTCAGCATCTAATCGCCTCCAGTGAAAGATTATACAACTACATTAGTAATCATTGTGGTAAAGTTAAATAGAGCCGAAAAACAAGAAAGAAGGTGAATGTATGAATTCTTTACTAGAACATCTCAGAAATTTTTTCAAAATGCCAGATTTAGAGGAATACAGAACAATTCTATGCATACAACCTCACCCAGATGACGCAGATATAGGTATGGGAGCAACGGTGGCAAAGCTATCTGAAAAAGGCGCTAAAGTTTTCTACCTCACAGTGACAGATGGTAGTGCCGGTTCAACCAACGAAAGATTAATCGGAGAGACTTTGAGCAAAATACGCAAAGAAGAGCAAGAAAAAGCTGCTGAAATTCTTGGTGTACATGACCTGATCTGGCTTGATTTCGAAGACTTAGGAGATTACCAGTTGAAAGAATTAAGGTCAATGATAGCAGAACATATCGTTGTCTTAAAGCCCGATATCGTTTTTACCGTTGACCCATTTTTACCATATGAAATTCACCCGGATCATATAAAATGCGGTTTCGCTGCTGCCCAGGCGAGTAGTTTTTATAAATTGCCAAAAATTTCCAAATTTAGAACCGATCATATCCTGCACGCGATTGGTTTTTTCAACACAGCCAATCCTAATAACTTTTATCAGATCGAGAGAAAGCACCTTGAAAAAAAGTTTCTTGCACTATCCCATCATAAAAGCCAATTTGATGAAAAAACTCTTCAGACATTATATTTTTATTTAGAAGAGAGGGCAAAGGTTGGAGAAGACAAACTGGCAGAGTCATTCAAAATACTGCCCCCTGTTATGCTCCACGTTTTTCCAGAAGCGCAGGATTTCTAAGGGAGGAAAGAAAATGTACTTCATGGGTATCGATGTAGGTGGAAGTAAAACAGATGTTGCTATCGTTGATAAAAATGGAAAATTGATCTCTCACGTCAGAGCTTCAGGGGCAAATTATCAAGGAGTAGGAGTGCAGAAAGCCTACGAAATTTTAAAAAGTGCTATAAACGATGCTTTGCAAAAATCCAGTTTAAATTATAATGAGCTTTCGTACTCTTACTTTGGTGTTGCCGGTGCAGATATGGAGTATGAAATAAAAATTGTTAAATCCATACTCGAAAGACTCCAATTGAAAAACTATGACTTTGATAATGACGGTAGAATAGCCCTGAAATCTGGTACTTTCGACGATAAAGGCATCCTGATAAGTTGTGGAACCGGCGGAATAACCTATGCAGGAGATGGGAAGAAGATCGCAAGAAAGGGCGGCTTTTCGAGATTCTTCGGTGAAAGACTTGGAGCATTCGTTATCGCAAGTATGGTAGCTTCTGCTATTATCAGGTCAAAAGATCAAAGAGATGAAAACACACTTATGAAACAAATATTCGAATCAAAAATAAACCAGCCGATAGAAGAAATAATGCATTATGAATATGCAAATGAGGATAAGTCAAAGTTAGCAGAATATGCCATTTTACTCATACAATCTCTTTACGAAGCCGCTCATCAATTTGACTATGTAGCACTTAGAATAATGGGAAATATTGTCGATGAAATAATAAAAATTGTTACAGCATACAGAAAAGAAATGTATTTTACCTCTCCTGTAAAGGTTGTCTTAGAGGGAAGCTTTTTCAAAAAAGCAGATCCAATACTGATAAACATGATACAGTCAGCTCTTAGCGACGAATACATTCTCATAATTCCAAAACATCCTCCTGTGGTTGGTGCGGTGCTACTCGCTGCTGAAAAAGCAGGTTATAAATACGATGAAAATTTTATCGCCAATTTACTGAGTCACTGGGGGGGTAAAAAATGAAAATAACGGTTATTGGTGCCGGAAGTACTTATACCCCGGAGCTTGTCAAAGGCATCATGGACATATCCAGCGAAGTAAAAGTAGACGAGCTTATTCTGTACGATCTGGAAGAATCGGAAGAAAAGCTTGAAACTATATACCAGTTCAGCAAAAGACTGGTAAAAGACCTTTTCAAAGTGGTGAAACCGAAAAATTTGATCGATGCACTTCAAGGAGCCGATTATGTGATTTTTCAATTCAGAGTTGGTTTTCTCAAAGCAAGAGAAAATGATGAAAAAATTCCCCTTCGTTACAATCTGATCGGCCAGGAAACAACAGGCATGGGAGGATTTTCCTGCGCACTGAGAACATTTCCAGTCATTGAAAAATACATCGAGCTGGTTGACAAATATAGCAAAGCAACAGTCATAAACTTTACCAATCCTTCGGGTCACATAACAGAATTCGTGATGAATTATATAGGTTTCGAAAGATTCATAGGTTTGTGCAATATTCCGGTAAATTTGCTTCACATGATTTCACAGGTAACTGGATATCCGCCGAAAGACATATTCGTCAAATACTATGGATTGAATCACCTGACATTTCTTGAAAAAGTCTACTTGAAAAATGAAGATGCAACTGAGAAATTGCTTGAGACCGTTAAATTGGAACTTGCAAATATACCAAAGGAAGATTTTCCGGGCTGGTTAATAGAATGCCTGAAGATGTATCCGAATTCTTATTTGAGATACTATCTTATGGAGAAAAAAATGCTCAAAAAAATAAAAAAAGAAGGTACACGTGCCGAAAAAGTAATCTCCATTGAAAAGCAGCTGCTCGAACTTTACAAAACAGGTGATAAAATCCCTGATCAGCTTTCTCAGCGAGGCGGTAGCATGTATTCAACGGCAGCAGCCTATCTTATCAGAGATCTGCATCTTTCAAATGGTTCGGTGCATATACTAAATACAAGAAATAATGGAGCCATCAGCAATCTCCCTGATGATTACGTTTTGGAAATACCATGTATGGTCAAAGCCGGAAAAGTTTTTCCAACCTCACTTGGTATTGCTGATGAATTTGCATCCGGGCTTATCCATATTGTAAAAATGTACGAGCGCATAACTATCGACGCATACCTTAAAAAATCGAAGAACCTCGCGCTCAAGGCCATGCTTCTACACCCGCTGGGCCCAGATGTTGAAGATGCTCCAAAATTACTCGAAGATATTTTAAACGCAAACAAAGATTTCATTAAACTTGAATAGGAGTGGAAAAGGTGAAAAATTTCCTATACAGTCTGGGATCTTTCAGTTCTGCTTTGTTTTCCAACGCGATCTCCACCTTTGCCATTTTCTACTACGTCGATGTTTTAAAAGCCCCGCCTCATTTAATAAGCATAATCATGGTGTTATACGGAATCTGGAACGCTATAAATGATCCTCTATTCGGATATCTTTCCGACACAACGAAGACAAGATGGGGAAGAAGAAAGCCCTATATTGTATGGTTTTCCCTGCCCCTAACAATAAGTTTTGCCATGTTCTGGGCACCACCTTTCGATAGCTCCCAGAAAACAGCTCTGGTTATTTACTACCTGATTATGATCTTTCTATTTGATACGTTTTTCACCATAGTTTTCCTGAACTGGACTGCTTTGTTTCCAGAGATGTATCCAACCCTCAAAGAACGCGCAAAAATCTCCGGACTAAGGCAAATTCTTGCCATACCGGGACTTTTACTTGGAGTAGCAGTTACCCCTGTAATTGCTGCAAAGATTGGATGGGGGAAAATGGGTGCGGTCTTTGCAGTGATTGGTGGTTCTATCCTCTATATGACACTGTTTGGAATTAAGGAAAACCCGGAGTTTTCTCATCAACAAACTCTGAATATAATTGAGGCAATAAAGTTCACCTTTTTCAACAGGTCTTTTTTCACCTATGTCGTGCCGTCATTTCTTTTACAATTTACATACACCATGCTGACAGCTACACTCCCATTTTATGCAAAATATGTCCTCAAAGCCAGTGAGACACAAACTACTTTGCTTTTAGCTTCAATATTCGTCGTGGCTTTTTTCCTCATACCCGTCTGGCAAAAAATAACAGCGAAGATAGGAGCCAAAAAAACCATGAAGGTTTCAATGATTTTGTGGGCAATACTCCTGATTGGTTTTGGATTCGTGAAAACCTTTTTTCAAGCAATTATATTAACCTCTGCTCTTGCCATGAGCCTTGCCGGAGCTCTGATCGTCTTTGACATAATGATTGCCGATATATCTGACGAAGATGAGATTAAAACTGGCAAGAGGAGAGAAGGAATGTATTTTGGAGCAAACGCGCTTATAATAAGGCTCGGCATCTCTTTGAACTCGTTAATCATGGGATTTGTGCTTTCTTCAAGCGGATATGATGCAAATTTACCTGCAGAAATGCAACCACTAACGGCTGTTTCCGGATTCAGAATTCTATGCAGTGTCGTACCAATAATTGCTACGATAGGTGGTCTACTTATTTTGAAATACTACCCACTTGAGGGCGATTATCTAAATCGAATTAAAGAAAAGATTAAAAATATGCGTGGCGAGGAAGTATGAAGATAACAGGAGGAACCCTCAAAGGCTACCATTTGAATCCCGTTCCTGATTCAAGGACGAGATATACAACTTCACTTGTGAGACAGGCTGTTTTCAACATGATTGATGTTTCACAAAGCAGTTTTTTAGAGCTTTTTTGCGGGAGCGCTGTGATGTCAATCGAAGCGCTGAGCCGCGGAGCAAAACACGCTGTTGCGGTTGATATTTCAAGCAAAGCAATTAAAACCGCCATTGAAAATGCGAAAAAATGCGGGGTTGAACTCAAAATTGTGAAATCCGATTTCAGAAAATTCATCAACCTCTGCAACGACAATTTTGATGTTGTTTTTGCCGATCCTCCATATAATCTTGGCTTTGTTCAAAAACTTCTCGAGCTTCTTTCAATAAAGCCGTCTCTCGGTCAGATAATCATTATTGAAAAAGCAGCAGCAGAACAGGTTGTTATCCCTGAAAAATTAAAAATTCTGAAATCAAAAAAATATGGGGAAACGGAGGTTCTTGTGATTGCAAGAACATAAATCAGAAATTCTCCACCCACATTCTGTACAATTTGCTGTAATATTCAAAAAGCGATCGATCAGGTCGGAAAATCTCAACTTCATTATTAGATAGATAACCGCCAATAGAATGAAGATCACCCTTGCTCAAAAAATAAAGTATCGTACCAAGCGCAGCCCCCTGCCGTTTACTTTGGACCAAAATAGGATGGTTTAAAATAGCTGAAAGCATTTTCATCCAAACAGTCGCTCGCGTTAGACCACCCGTTGCAAACACTTTTTCAAGTGAATCAGGTATAGTTTTCACCACATCAAAAGCTCTCTTTAGATTGAAAGCGATACCCTCAAGTACACTTCTGGCTACTTGTTCTTGCGTCGTCGTACTTGTCAAGTTATCAAACTTTGCCCTGGGAGAAGGATCAAACTCAGGAAACCTTTTCCCAAAGATAAACGGATAAAAAAGCACAGGTTTTTCATCCAAAAAATTCAGATTTTCCTCCACCTTTTTTACAATAGTTTCATGATCATAACAGCAAAACAGCTTTACATACCAGTCGAAAACATAACCACCATTTTTGATGGCTGCACCTGAGATATAATGATTCTCATCCAGCACATAGCACCAGATACTACTCACAGGATATTGTTTCACAGGATGATTCAATACAGCCCTTATAGCTGCGCTACTACCAACAGATATCGTTATTGAATTTTCAACGAAGGCGCCAGCCCCAATACTCGAAGCTGCTGCATCAGAGATACCGACCACTACCGGCAATCCTTCTGGCAAACCAGTGATTTTAGCTGCTTCTTTGCTCAATCTCAAAACAGTTTTTGGAGAAACAAGTTGTGGCAATTTTTCACTGCTTATTTCTAAAAAATCTTTTAACAGTTCTTCGCACCAAACTTTTTTTTCAATATCCATATACCCGCTTCCAGAAGCAACGCCTATATCGCTGACCAGATCACCTGTTAACTTGTATATTACGTAATCCTTTAGAGAAACTATTTTTGAGGCAGAATTCAACATGTCTTTTTCATTCTGTTTTATCCAAAGGAGTTTATAAAGAGGATAAACTGTATCCGGTGGACATCCAGTTTTCAAATGTAAATGCTTCGAAAGCTGATTATCTGAAATCACCTTTTTAACATGATCAACAGATCTCTCATCAAGCCATGGTATAACATTACTCAGTGGCTCAAAGTCACCATTAAGCAACATGACAGTGTGAAGAGCAGAATCGAGGACTATAGCTCTTACATTTGTAAAAGATTTGGAAACCTGTTTCAATGTTTCGAAAACAGCCCTTTCGATTTGACGAGGATCCTGTTCAAACTGCCCATGTCCTTTTGAGAAAGCTTCATAAGATTGACTTACGTCCATTTCTATCTTTTTAGCATCAGAGTTGTAAACAATAGTCTTAACAGCTGTCGTACCTATATCGACGCCAATGTACATTTCCATCGCCCGGGGCACCTCCATTTGTTAAACCTATTATCCCCTTAAAAATCCCATTTCAAGCAGTTTTTCAACAACTTTCTCATTTGCAACATGCAGAGGAATCTTTCCATCAAAGAAATCCACAACTGCCTGAGCAGACATCATATTCATTTTATAAATAGCTTCATAAGTATGAGCCCCAGCATGTGGAGTTAAAACCAGATTGGGACAGTCATACAAGATAGAATCCTCTGGCAGTGGCTCTTGCTCAAAGGCATCTAAGGCAGCTCCAGATATGTAACCTTCCTTCAAAGCTTCGACAAGAGCACGCTCATCAACGATACCTCCACGCGAGGTATTGATGAGAAATGCAGATTTTTTCATCATTTTCAGTTGCTCTTTGCCTATCATATGCTTAGTTGATTGAGTCAATGGAACATGGAGCGAAACAAAATCACTGTTTTTCAATAAAGTTTCAAGGTCAACAGCTTCTACGGAATGTCTTTCTATTATGTTTTTTTCAACATACGGATCACACGCCAGAACTTTCATTCCAAGACAGATTGCTCTTTTGGAAGTTTCCCTTCCTATTGCCCCAAAACCTATTATTCCAAGCGTCTTGCCAAAAATTTCTATTCCTGTCACAGGAGAAAACTTTTTCTCAGAGATCTCTCTGTACGAATCTATCAATCTCCTCGAAAGGGCTAATATAAGTGCTATAGTCAACTCTGCCACTGATACAGTATTAGCATTCGGCGTTATCGTAACAGGTATACCAAGTTCTGTGGCTGTTTTCAAATCAACGTTGTCCACTCCTACTCCATGTCTTGCAATTATTTTTATGGAAGAGTGTCTTATCATTTCTCCGCTAAGTTTGCCTGTACCAAGTATAATTGCATCTGCTCTCTTTAAAATATTTTCATCAAGGTATTCCGGCCGAAGCAATGTGAAACCATTTTTTTCTAACAATTTCACGGGTTCTTCCGAATATTTTCCGAATGTTCTCGTAGCAACAATTACCGTTTTCACACCGTTCCCCTCCTGAAAGATATCAATACTTCAACTCCGAAACAGCCAGCCTGCTTTTATTAAGGCTCTCTACTGCTTTTGGATCTTTTGCCGCAAGCATCGTGTATATTGTGTCAAGAATCACCAATTGAACAATACGAGATGTCATGGCATCTGTTCTTATACGTGTTTCTCTTGTATTGGTGCAAAGGACAACCGTAGAAACTTTTGCTAAACTTGATTTTCTATTACCAGTAACAGTAACAACAGGAACTCCAAGTCCAATTGCTTTTTTTGCCAGCGAAACCATGGATTTCGTCTCTCCAGAAT is a window of Pseudothermotoga elfii DSM 9442 = NBRC 107921 DNA encoding:
- a CDS encoding PIG-L deacetylase family protein yields the protein MNSLLEHLRNFFKMPDLEEYRTILCIQPHPDDADIGMGATVAKLSEKGAKVFYLTVTDGSAGSTNERLIGETLSKIRKEEQEKAAEILGVHDLIWLDFEDLGDYQLKELRSMIAEHIVVLKPDIVFTVDPFLPYEIHPDHIKCGFAAAQASSFYKLPKISKFRTDHILHAIGFFNTANPNNFYQIERKHLEKKFLALSHHKSQFDEKTLQTLYFYLEERAKVGEDKLAESFKILPPVMLHVFPEAQDF
- a CDS encoding N-acetylglucosamine kinase; amino-acid sequence: MYFMGIDVGGSKTDVAIVDKNGKLISHVRASGANYQGVGVQKAYEILKSAINDALQKSSLNYNELSYSYFGVAGADMEYEIKIVKSILERLQLKNYDFDNDGRIALKSGTFDDKGILISCGTGGITYAGDGKKIARKGGFSRFFGERLGAFVIASMVASAIIRSKDQRDENTLMKQIFESKINQPIEEIMHYEYANEDKSKLAEYAILLIQSLYEAAHQFDYVALRIMGNIVDEIIKIVTAYRKEMYFTSPVKVVLEGSFFKKADPILINMIQSALSDEYILIIPKHPPVVGAVLLAAEKAGYKYDENFIANLLSHWGGKK
- a CDS encoding 6-phospho-beta-glucosidase, producing the protein MKITVIGAGSTYTPELVKGIMDISSEVKVDELILYDLEESEEKLETIYQFSKRLVKDLFKVVKPKNLIDALQGADYVIFQFRVGFLKARENDEKIPLRYNLIGQETTGMGGFSCALRTFPVIEKYIELVDKYSKATVINFTNPSGHITEFVMNYIGFERFIGLCNIPVNLLHMISQVTGYPPKDIFVKYYGLNHLTFLEKVYLKNEDATEKLLETVKLELANIPKEDFPGWLIECLKMYPNSYLRYYLMEKKMLKKIKKEGTRAEKVISIEKQLLELYKTGDKIPDQLSQRGGSMYSTAAAYLIRDLHLSNGSVHILNTRNNGAISNLPDDYVLEIPCMVKAGKVFPTSLGIADEFASGLIHIVKMYERITIDAYLKKSKNLALKAMLLHPLGPDVEDAPKLLEDILNANKDFIKLE
- a CDS encoding MFS transporter, whose protein sequence is MKNFLYSLGSFSSALFSNAISTFAIFYYVDVLKAPPHLISIIMVLYGIWNAINDPLFGYLSDTTKTRWGRRKPYIVWFSLPLTISFAMFWAPPFDSSQKTALVIYYLIMIFLFDTFFTIVFLNWTALFPEMYPTLKERAKISGLRQILAIPGLLLGVAVTPVIAAKIGWGKMGAVFAVIGGSILYMTLFGIKENPEFSHQQTLNIIEAIKFTFFNRSFFTYVVPSFLLQFTYTMLTATLPFYAKYVLKASETQTTLLLASIFVVAFFLIPVWQKITAKIGAKKTMKVSMILWAILLIGFGFVKTFFQAIILTSALAMSLAGALIVFDIMIADISDEDEIKTGKRREGMYFGANALIIRLGISLNSLIMGFVLSSSGYDANLPAEMQPLTAVSGFRILCSVVPIIATIGGLLILKYYPLEGDYLNRIKEKIKNMRGEEV
- the rsmD gene encoding 16S rRNA (guanine(966)-N(2))-methyltransferase RsmD; amino-acid sequence: MKITGGTLKGYHLNPVPDSRTRYTTSLVRQAVFNMIDVSQSSFLELFCGSAVMSIEALSRGAKHAVAVDISSKAIKTAIENAKKCGVELKIVKSDFRKFINLCNDNFDVVFADPPYNLGFVQKLLELLSIKPSLGQIIIIEKAAAEQVVIPEKLKILKSKKYGETEVLVIART
- a CDS encoding gluconokinase, with the translated sequence MEMYIGVDIGTTAVKTIVYNSDAKKIEMDVSQSYEAFSKGHGQFEQDPRQIERAVFETLKQVSKSFTNVRAIVLDSALHTVMLLNGDFEPLSNVIPWLDERSVDHVKKVISDNQLSKHLHLKTGCPPDTVYPLYKLLWIKQNEKDMLNSASKIVSLKDYVIYKLTGDLVSDIGVASGSGYMDIEKKVWCEELLKDFLEISSEKLPQLVSPKTVLRLSKEAAKITGLPEGLPVVVGISDAAASSIGAGAFVENSITISVGSSAAIRAVLNHPVKQYPVSSIWCYVLDENHYISGAAIKNGGYVFDWYVKLFCCYDHETIVKKVEENLNFLDEKPVLFYPFIFGKRFPEFDPSPRAKFDNLTSTTTQEQVARSVLEGIAFNLKRAFDVVKTIPDSLEKVFATGGLTRATVWMKMLSAILNHPILVQSKRQGAALGTILYFLSKGDLHSIGGYLSNNEVEIFRPDRSLFEYYSKLYRMWVENF
- a CDS encoding phosphoglycerate dehydrogenase; protein product: MKTVIVATRTFGKYSEEPVKLLEKNGFTLLRPEYLDENILKRADAIILGTGKLSGEMIRHSSIKIIARHGVGVDNVDLKTATELGIPVTITPNANTVSVAELTIALILALSRRLIDSYREISEKKFSPVTGIEIFGKTLGIIGFGAIGRETSKRAICLGMKVLACDPYVEKNIIERHSVEAVDLETLLKNSDFVSLHVPLTQSTKHMIGKEQLKMMKKSAFLINTSRGGIVDERALVEALKEGYISGAALDAFEQEPLPEDSILYDCPNLVLTPHAGAHTYEAIYKMNMMSAQAVVDFFDGKIPLHVANEKVVEKLLEMGFLRG